The following are from one region of the Candidatus Kinetoplastibacterium crithidii genome:
- a CDS encoding tRNA nucleotidyltransferase encodes MFDIKEDVFTKGLRFYIVGGAVRDRLLGLPQQEDRDWVVVGSSSEEMESRGFKKVGKNFPVFLHPITKEEYALARTEHKVAIGHKGFEFNVDSYITLKDDLFRRDLTINAIAYDCINRKIIDPFNGLRDIRFGILRHISPSFREDPLRLIRLARFSAKFDKFSISKDTIDFCKIMTKNGELESLSKERIWKEISKGLMVKTPINMFNFLKEVEALDIIMPELILSNRVNHFLQNIPDEIDLCTRYAFLCMDTADRCLLSKRLAVQSMCRTYATLLPYILKMLERDTSLNDQFLILEKCDAFRRYSRFINLLKSCECILKINVQDILFRLEKVLDINLGDYLMEADQRKRKNLVREARLLVFQSCE; translated from the coding sequence ATGTTTGATATAAAAGAAGATGTGTTCACAAAGGGTTTAAGATTTTATATTGTTGGTGGTGCTGTGAGAGATAGGCTATTGGGTTTGCCTCAACAAGAAGATAGAGATTGGGTAGTTGTTGGTTCTAGTTCAGAAGAAATGGAGAGTAGAGGTTTTAAAAAAGTTGGTAAAAATTTTCCTGTTTTTTTACATCCAATAACTAAGGAAGAGTACGCTTTAGCAAGAACAGAACATAAAGTTGCCATCGGACATAAAGGTTTTGAATTTAATGTTGATTCTTATATAACTCTGAAAGATGATTTATTTAGAAGGGATCTTACCATAAACGCCATTGCTTATGATTGCATAAACAGAAAAATTATTGATCCTTTTAATGGTCTTAGAGATATTAGGTTTGGTATTTTACGTCATATAAGTCCATCTTTTAGAGAAGACCCATTAAGACTAATTAGATTGGCTCGTTTTAGTGCAAAATTTGATAAATTTAGTATTTCTAAAGATACAATAGATTTTTGTAAAATAATGACGAAAAATGGTGAGTTAGAATCTTTGAGTAAAGAACGTATTTGGAAAGAAATATCCAAAGGACTTATGGTAAAAACACCCATAAACATGTTCAATTTCTTAAAGGAAGTAGAAGCACTAGATATAATTATGCCTGAACTAATTTTGTCTAATCGTGTAAATCATTTTTTACAAAATATTCCCGATGAAATAGATTTATGTACAAGATATGCCTTCCTATGTATGGATACAGCAGATAGATGTTTATTAAGTAAGCGTTTGGCTGTTCAATCTATGTGTAGAACTTATGCTACCTTATTACCGTATATCTTAAAGATGCTAGAGAGAGATACTTCTTTAAATGATCAATTTTTAATTTTAGAAAAATGTGATGCATTTAGAAGATATAGTCGTTTTATAAATTTATTAAAATCTTGTGAATGTATATTAAAGATTAATGTACAGGATATTTTGTTTAGATTAGAGAAGGTTTTAGATATTAATTTAGGAGATTATTTGATGGAAGCCGATCAAAGAAAAAGAAAAAATTTAGTTAGGGAAGCTAGATTATTAGTTTTTCAGAGTTGTGAATAA
- a CDS encoding 5-formyltetrahydrofolate cyclo-ligase gives MTILENKYNNISEIIRSNLKQIRSKLSKDEIYIGSKKIESLLLEWILSITNNINLKTANDKINLAGFWPLKYEPCLIDFLHICSSNQKLNICLPTIEKIDHALSFKLWTTKTVMKIGKFNILEPVSNKYLIPHILLIPTLGFTKNGDRIGYGKGYYDRTLSSLIENGHKFISIGISWECGLITDISYKAASHDITLDAILTTKGWEKEPTIKFK, from the coding sequence ATGACAATATTAGAAAATAAATATAATAATATTTCTGAAATAATACGGTCTAATTTGAAACAAATAAGATCTAAACTATCAAAAGATGAAATATATATCGGGAGCAAAAAAATAGAATCATTACTATTGGAATGGATATTATCAATAACTAATAATATAAATTTAAAAACAGCTAATGATAAAATAAATCTTGCTGGATTCTGGCCATTAAAATATGAACCTTGTCTTATAGATTTTTTACATATATGTTCCTCAAATCAAAAATTAAATATTTGTTTACCTACAATAGAAAAAATAGATCATGCTCTTTCATTTAAACTATGGACTACTAAAACAGTTATGAAAATAGGAAAATTTAATATTCTAGAACCAGTATCAAATAAATATTTAATCCCACATATACTATTAATACCAACTCTAGGATTTACCAAAAATGGAGATAGAATAGGATATGGAAAAGGTTATTATGATAGAACATTATCAAGCTTAATCGAAAATGGACACAAATTTATCTCTATAGGAATCTCTTGGGAATGTGGCTTAATAACAGATATATCTTATAAAGCAGCTTCTCATGACATAACATTAGATGCTATTTTAACAACAAAAGGATGGGAAAAAGAACCAACTATAAAATTTAAATGA
- a CDS encoding DUF1289 domain-containing protein, whose protein sequence is MSYKKNHFDSISLKSDSPCIAVCSTLFDDICKGCGRTVYEVSHWVSFTDKQKTEIWNRIRKEGYPKL, encoded by the coding sequence ATGTCTTATAAAAAAAATCATTTTGATAGTATATCTTTGAAGTCAGATTCCCCTTGTATAGCAGTTTGTTCTACCTTATTCGATGATATTTGTAAAGGTTGTGGCAGAACTGTTTATGAGGTTTCTCATTGGGTATCATTTACCGATAAACAAAAGACAGAAATATGGAATAGAATTAGAAAAGAAGGTTATCCAAAACTTTAA
- a CDS encoding methionine adenosyltransferase has product MISEDFLFTSESVSEGHPDKVADQISDAILDEILAQDPDARVAAETLCGNNIVVLTGEISTDASVDYVGVARNTIKNIGYKDIDDGIDYRNCHILMTYNQQSPDIAIGLIAEDELDQGAGDQGLMFGYACDDTPDFMPAPIWYSHRLVQRQSELRRDGRLPWLRPDAKSQVTFRYIDGKAVEVDTIVFSTQHSTDIGINNLREAVIEEIIKPSFPDKFINNKTKFLINPTGRFVIGGPKGDCGITGRKIIVDTYGGACPHGGGAFSGKDPSKVDRSASYMARYIAKNIVASGITRKCQVQISYAIGISEPINVSVYTGDICMMPNQKLSRLVRDNFDLRPKSIINLLKLQRPIYFKTATYGHFGRLEPEFTWENIDQTTIFRKSL; this is encoded by the coding sequence GTGATTAGTGAAGATTTTTTGTTTACCTCAGAATCAGTTTCTGAAGGACATCCTGATAAAGTTGCTGATCAGATTTCAGATGCTATATTGGATGAGATTTTAGCTCAGGATCCTGATGCTCGTGTTGCTGCTGAAACTTTATGTGGCAACAATATAGTTGTTTTAACTGGTGAAATTTCTACTGATGCGAGTGTTGATTATGTCGGTGTAGCACGTAATACCATTAAGAATATAGGTTATAAAGATATTGATGATGGAATTGATTATAGAAATTGTCATATTCTTATGACTTATAATCAGCAATCTCCTGATATTGCTATTGGATTAATTGCAGAGGACGAGTTAGATCAAGGTGCTGGGGATCAGGGTTTAATGTTTGGTTATGCTTGTGATGATACTCCAGATTTTATGCCTGCTCCAATATGGTATTCTCATAGATTAGTACAAAGGCAAAGCGAGCTGAGAAGAGATGGGCGATTACCTTGGTTAAGACCAGATGCGAAATCACAGGTAACTTTTCGTTATATAGATGGTAAGGCAGTTGAAGTAGATACTATTGTTTTTTCTACACAGCATTCTACAGATATAGGGATAAATAATTTAAGAGAAGCTGTGATAGAAGAAATTATCAAACCATCTTTTCCTGATAAATTTATTAATAATAAAACAAAATTCTTAATTAATCCTACTGGTCGTTTTGTTATAGGTGGACCTAAAGGAGATTGTGGAATAACAGGTCGTAAGATTATCGTTGATACTTATGGTGGAGCATGTCCTCATGGAGGAGGGGCTTTTTCAGGGAAAGACCCATCTAAAGTCGATCGATCTGCTTCATATATGGCAAGATATATTGCGAAAAATATAGTTGCCTCTGGCATAACAAGAAAATGCCAAGTACAAATTAGTTATGCTATAGGTATATCTGAGCCAATAAATGTTAGTGTTTATACAGGTGATATATGTATGATGCCTAATCAGAAATTGTCTAGGCTAGTTCGTGATAATTTTGATCTTCGTCCAAAGAGTATTATTAATCTATTAAAATTACAAAGGCCTATATATTTCAAAACAGCTACCTATGGTCATTTTGGTCGTTTAGAACCAGAGTTTACTTGGGAAAATATTGATCAAACTACTATTTTTAGAAAAAGTTTATAA
- the dapF gene encoding diaminopimelate epimerase, protein MTYLNFTKMHGIGNDFIVIDCINQNFKMTTAIAKSIADRHFGIGADQILLIEETDLPNAHFKYRIFNSDGHEVENCGNGARCFVKFIHQKKLSDKNPIIAEIKNGLISLHENSDGSVTVNMGKPSFEHQNLPFNTDNLNCTTKSLEKIWEIKTENNGIVLLSVLSISNPHAIIEVDNINTDLVSIIGPVIESHNRFPNKVNVGFMQIKDPHNILLRVYERGAGETLSCGTGACAAVVSGIRRGLLQSPVNVKTKGGSISINWDGGDIRMTGPANFVFDGKIKLDELLNESVDTTLL, encoded by the coding sequence ATGACATATCTAAATTTTACCAAAATGCATGGTATTGGTAACGATTTTATAGTAATAGACTGCATAAATCAAAATTTCAAGATGACAACAGCAATAGCAAAATCTATTGCTGACCGCCATTTTGGAATTGGAGCAGACCAAATCCTATTAATAGAAGAAACTGACCTACCCAATGCACATTTTAAATACAGAATATTTAATTCTGATGGTCATGAAGTGGAAAATTGTGGTAATGGAGCTCGTTGCTTTGTTAAATTCATACATCAAAAAAAACTAAGCGACAAAAACCCCATTATAGCAGAAATAAAAAATGGGTTAATTAGTCTTCATGAAAATTCAGATGGTTCTGTAACTGTCAATATGGGAAAACCTTCTTTTGAACATCAAAACCTACCATTCAACACAGATAATTTGAATTGTACTACCAAATCATTAGAGAAAATATGGGAGATAAAAACTGAAAACAACGGAATAGTCCTCTTGTCTGTATTATCTATATCAAATCCACATGCCATAATAGAAGTTGATAATATCAATACAGATTTAGTGTCTATAATTGGACCAGTCATAGAATCGCATAATAGATTTCCTAATAAAGTAAATGTTGGTTTTATGCAAATAAAAGATCCTCATAATATTCTCTTACGTGTTTATGAACGTGGAGCTGGAGAAACTTTATCTTGTGGTACTGGGGCATGTGCAGCAGTTGTATCAGGTATAAGAAGAGGGTTACTTCAATCACCTGTTAATGTAAAAACTAAAGGAGGATCTATATCAATAAATTGGGATGGAGGTGATATTAGAATGACAGGACCAGCAAATTTTGTATTCGATGGAAAAATAAAATTAGATGAATTATTAAACGAATCTGTTGATACAACTCTGCTATAA
- a CDS encoding tyrosine recombinase XerC: MAYRNSEITKTIEQWLLYLSANLRYSKNTIENYRRDITQLCKMLESKDLDIKDLSSELARKFISQKYSLGLGARGLGRMISSWKNFYRWYSLQNNINLTPLNDIKTPKTTKELPKSISVDQMKSLLDSNLDKTKDTDPIAIRDQAILELFYSSGLRLSELISTDLKYTKNKNYTSKSWIYMDRAEIIVLGKGNKQRILPIGKTALFSLKKWIDVRDKFISNKTREEDIPALFLGIRGQRISPRVIQIQLKKISLSLNIPGNISPHAIRHSFASHLLQSSQDLRAVQELLGHKSITTTQIYTKLDFQHLSSIYDKTHPRAKKS, translated from the coding sequence ATGGCTTACAGAAATAGTGAAATAACAAAAACTATAGAACAGTGGTTACTATATTTAAGTGCTAACTTAAGATATTCTAAGAATACTATTGAGAATTATAGAAGAGATATTACACAACTATGCAAAATGCTAGAGTCAAAAGATTTAGACATAAAAGATCTAAGTTCAGAATTAGCTAGAAAATTTATATCACAAAAATATTCTTTAGGACTGGGTGCTAGAGGACTAGGTAGAATGATATCATCGTGGAAAAATTTTTATAGATGGTATTCTTTGCAAAACAATATAAATCTAACTCCACTTAATGATATAAAAACTCCTAAAACAACAAAAGAACTACCAAAATCTATTTCTGTAGATCAAATGAAATCTTTATTGGATAGTAATTTAGATAAAACGAAAGATACAGATCCAATAGCTATTAGAGATCAAGCCATATTAGAATTATTTTATTCAAGTGGATTACGCTTATCAGAATTAATCTCCACAGACTTAAAATATACAAAAAATAAAAACTATACTTCTAAAAGCTGGATTTATATGGATCGTGCAGAAATTATAGTTTTAGGAAAAGGAAATAAACAACGTATCTTACCAATAGGCAAAACTGCTTTATTTAGTTTAAAAAAATGGATAGATGTACGAGACAAGTTTATATCTAATAAAACGAGAGAAGAAGATATTCCTGCATTATTTTTAGGCATAAGAGGCCAGAGAATTTCGCCTAGAGTAATACAAATTCAACTAAAAAAAATATCATTGAGTCTAAATATTCCAGGAAATATATCACCGCATGCTATAAGACATAGTTTTGCTAGTCATTTGCTACAATCATCACAAGATTTGAGAGCTGTACAAGAACTTCTTGGACATAAAAGCATTACTACTACTCAAATATATACAAAATTAGACTTTCAACATTTATCATCTATATATGACAAAACTCATCCAAGGGCAAAAAAATCATAA
- a CDS encoding GTP-binding protein yields the protein MSIRNMFMTPAEKLQSIIPVTIITGFLGAGKTTLLNKILSTKHGLKLAVIENEFGSENIDNEILVQNNNEEIIELSNGCVCCTIRGDMVETLSNLHKKLQTKQINFDRVIIETTGLADPGPLCQTFFIDDYIAKHYMLDAIITLVDAKHAPKTLDEQIESQKQIGFADIILISKCDLVSEEELFKLKTRLIHINPRATIKKLLLDSIDIASILNISGFNLDDILNIDPQFLNQEHHECTEKCNHHHDDIISFTFYSDKAFDSEKLEKFLSQISQEFGPDMLRYKGILYIKGLDNRILFQGVHMLMGAEPGKPWKKSEKPNTKMVFIGRKLPRELFIHGLELCTVK from the coding sequence ATGTCGATTAGGAACATGTTTATGACCCCAGCAGAAAAATTACAAAGCATTATACCTGTGACAATTATTACAGGATTTCTAGGTGCTGGTAAAACAACACTATTAAATAAAATTTTATCAACAAAACATGGACTAAAATTAGCAGTAATAGAAAATGAATTCGGATCAGAAAATATAGATAATGAAATTCTTGTTCAAAACAATAATGAAGAAATCATAGAATTATCTAATGGTTGCGTATGCTGTACAATACGAGGAGATATGGTAGAAACGTTATCAAATCTTCACAAGAAACTACAAACAAAACAAATAAATTTTGATCGTGTAATAATTGAAACAACAGGATTAGCAGATCCAGGGCCATTATGTCAGACTTTTTTTATAGATGATTATATTGCAAAGCATTACATGTTAGATGCAATAATAACATTAGTAGATGCTAAACATGCTCCAAAAACTCTTGATGAACAAATAGAATCTCAAAAACAGATAGGCTTTGCTGATATCATATTAATTTCTAAATGCGATCTTGTATCAGAAGAAGAATTATTCAAATTAAAAACACGTTTAATTCATATAAATCCAAGAGCCACTATCAAAAAATTATTATTAGACTCTATTGATATAGCATCAATTCTTAACATAAGTGGTTTTAATCTAGACGACATATTAAATATAGATCCACAGTTTTTAAATCAAGAACATCATGAATGTACTGAAAAATGTAATCATCATCACGATGATATTATTTCCTTCACATTTTACAGTGATAAAGCATTTGATTCAGAAAAACTAGAAAAATTCTTATCACAAATATCACAAGAATTTGGTCCTGACATGTTGCGATACAAAGGTATTTTATATATAAAAGGATTAGATAACCGAATTCTTTTTCAAGGAGTACATATGCTAATGGGTGCCGAACCTGGCAAACCATGGAAAAAATCAGAAAAACCAAATACTAAAATGGTATTTATAGGAAGAAAACTGCCTAGAGAATTATTTATACATGGGTTAGAATTATGCACCGTGAAGTAA
- the dksA gene encoding RNA polymerase-binding protein DksA, with protein MTTNKINNIKSNTFTSNINNFSEKDILDMPEEAYMNEIQLAFFKQKLQSLEQEILLKAEATTEYLRETQFVPDPADRATIEEEHALELKSRDRERKLLKKIQKAIELINNGEYGWCEETGEPIGIPRLLARPTATLSIEAQERREMRQKLYGEQ; from the coding sequence ATGACAACAAATAAAATAAACAATATAAAATCTAATACTTTTACAAGTAATATAAATAATTTTAGCGAAAAAGATATATTAGATATGCCTGAAGAAGCATATATGAATGAAATTCAACTTGCTTTCTTTAAACAAAAACTACAATCCTTGGAACAAGAGATTTTATTAAAAGCAGAAGCAACTACGGAATATCTTAGAGAGACACAATTTGTACCTGATCCTGCAGATCGTGCAACTATAGAAGAAGAACACGCATTAGAATTAAAAAGTAGAGATAGAGAGAGAAAACTCTTAAAAAAAATACAAAAAGCTATAGAATTGATTAATAATGGTGAATATGGCTGGTGTGAAGAAACTGGAGAACCCATAGGAATACCTAGACTACTAGCACGACCTACAGCAACATTATCTATAGAAGCACAAGAGCGAAGAGAAATGCGTCAAAAATTATATGGAGAACAATAA
- the hslV gene encoding ATP-dependent protease subunit HslV: MENFHATTIVCVRRKNQVSIGGDGQVTMGNIVVKSTAKKIRRLYRDKILTGFAGATSDAFTLQELFETKLEKYSGNLTRSAVEMTKEWRTDKFLRKLEAMLIVADDTKTFILTGNGDVLEPEYGLATVGSGGPYAHASALALLRNTDLSPKEIVKKSLEIASDLCIYTNNNHIIETL; encoded by the coding sequence ATGGAAAATTTTCATGCTACTACCATAGTATGTGTTAGAAGAAAAAATCAAGTATCTATAGGAGGTGATGGACAAGTTACCATGGGTAATATTGTTGTAAAGAGTACAGCCAAAAAGATACGCCGATTATATAGAGATAAAATATTAACGGGATTTGCAGGAGCAACTTCTGATGCATTTACTTTACAAGAATTATTCGAAACAAAACTAGAGAAATATTCTGGTAATCTGACTCGTTCTGCAGTAGAAATGACTAAAGAATGGCGTACTGATAAATTTCTTAGAAAATTAGAGGCTATGTTAATAGTTGCAGATGATACAAAAACTTTTATTCTCACAGGTAATGGAGATGTTCTCGAGCCAGAATATGGTCTAGCTACAGTAGGTTCAGGAGGACCATATGCACATGCCTCTGCTCTAGCATTACTACGAAATACTGACTTATCTCCTAAAGAGATAGTTAAAAAATCATTAGAAATAGCAAGCGACCTTTGCATTTATACAAATAATAATCATATTATTGAAACTTTATAG
- the hslU gene encoding ATP-dependent protease ATPase subunit HslU: MPISDHSNMTPKEIVNHLDKHIIGQNRAKRAVAIALRNRWRRQQVIKELRQEIYPKNILMIGPTGVGKTEIARRLSQLSNAPFIKIEATKFTEVGYVGRDVDTIIRDLVEKAIKQSKESEMDSIKIIAEEAAEERILDILVPPPNRKDEEEKILTDNNNTRQTFRKRLREGKLDELEIEIPVPVSVSNFDIMTPPGMEEMADQLKNIFAGISQDKKKNKKMKVINAMKIMVEEESNKRINNEEIKSKAITNVEQNGIVFLDEIDKIATKHGSDNIEVSRHGVQRDLLPLVEGTTVNTRYGSIKTDHILFIASGAFHLSKPSDLIPELQGRFPIRVELDSLSIEDFVHILRDTDASLTKQYLALMKTEGIEIIFTEEGINKIAEIAFYVNEKNENIGARRLYTVMEKLLENISFEAPSLKDKNITIDANFVKEQLGDIVSKEDLASFIL, from the coding sequence ATGCCAATATCAGATCATAGCAACATGACTCCTAAGGAAATTGTTAACCATTTAGACAAACATATCATTGGACAAAACCGTGCAAAACGAGCTGTTGCTATAGCTCTAAGAAATCGCTGGCGTCGTCAACAAGTTATTAAAGAATTACGTCAAGAAATATATCCAAAAAATATTCTTATGATTGGTCCAACTGGAGTTGGAAAAACAGAAATAGCTAGAAGACTCTCTCAATTATCTAATGCTCCATTCATAAAAATAGAAGCAACAAAGTTTACTGAAGTTGGTTATGTAGGCAGAGATGTTGATACTATAATTAGAGATTTGGTAGAAAAAGCTATTAAACAATCAAAAGAAAGTGAAATGGATTCTATAAAAATAATAGCAGAAGAAGCTGCTGAAGAGAGAATCCTAGATATATTAGTCCCACCACCAAATAGGAAAGATGAGGAAGAAAAAATATTAACAGATAACAACAATACTCGTCAGACATTCAGAAAAAGATTAAGAGAAGGGAAACTTGACGAACTTGAAATAGAAATACCAGTTCCTGTCTCTGTCTCAAATTTTGATATAATGACTCCTCCTGGTATGGAAGAAATGGCTGATCAGTTAAAAAATATATTTGCTGGTATTAGCCAAGATAAGAAAAAAAATAAAAAAATGAAAGTTATAAATGCAATGAAGATTATGGTTGAAGAAGAATCTAACAAAAGAATCAATAATGAAGAAATAAAATCCAAAGCAATTACGAATGTAGAACAAAATGGCATAGTATTCTTAGATGAGATTGATAAAATAGCGACTAAACATGGTTCTGATAATATTGAGGTATCTCGTCATGGAGTGCAAAGAGATCTGCTCCCACTAGTAGAAGGAACTACTGTTAACACGCGTTATGGTTCAATAAAAACAGACCATATATTATTTATTGCATCGGGTGCTTTTCATTTATCAAAACCGTCTGATCTAATTCCTGAATTACAAGGCAGGTTCCCTATAAGAGTAGAATTAGACTCCTTATCAATAGAAGATTTTGTACATATACTCAGAGATACCGATGCGTCACTAACCAAACAATATCTTGCACTCATGAAAACAGAAGGTATCGAAATAATATTTACAGAAGAAGGAATAAATAAAATTGCAGAAATAGCATTCTATGTTAATGAGAAAAATGAAAACATAGGAGCAAGAAGATTATATACTGTAATGGAAAAACTTCTTGAAAATATTTCTTTTGAAGCTCCTTCTTTAAAAGATAAGAATATAACAATAGATGCTAATTTTGTTAAAGAACAATTAGGAGATATAGTCTCAAAAGAAGATTTAGCATCTTTTATTCTGTAA
- a CDS encoding DUF493 domain-containing protein produces the protein MRNFSSHYPNYFPIKIIGCNHDDFSKKIIESLNNLRVVFDDKIDINFSKSRKYISITLNVYITSREYFIKIYNELNNIPLVRFVI, from the coding sequence ATGAGGAATTTTAGTAGTCATTATCCAAATTATTTTCCTATAAAGATAATAGGATGTAATCATGATGATTTTAGTAAAAAAATTATAGAATCATTAAATAATTTGAGAGTTGTTTTTGATGATAAAATTGATATTAATTTTAGTAAGTCTAGGAAATATATTAGTATTACGTTAAATGTTTATATAACTTCAAGAGAGTATTTTATTAAAATTTACAATGAATTGAATAATATTCCATTGGTCAGATTTGTTATTTGA
- a CDS encoding D-alanyl-D-alanine carboxypeptidase, which translates to MNLLLRLAFFIISFFICSVSFSSDTELENRTSVISISGDANRLAVPVVDVSRLPVPKIAAKSWIVVDVNSEQVLSSYNPDVKLEPASLTKIMTSYLAFNALHDKRLDLDQSVVPSDKAWKTGGSRMFIEPKTRVSIHELLQGVIVQSGNDASIALAESVSGDEDSFVALMNQEAKYLGMSNSNFMNSTGLPETNHITTARDLSLLAIRMIKDHSNFLHYYKQKEFKYNNILQTNRNRLLWSDSSVDGLKTGYTDSAGYCLVATAIRGDRRMLVVLLGANSESTRTEESLKLLNWGFQNFDTVSINEQTNESQIKAKVWGGTVDKVNLGPVDRVWLTVPRSRLSDIKFIVERIDPLIAPLQKGQLVGNLQFTIDNNILKVVPIVSLQNVNKAGLLRISIDYMKRWIASKSFFR; encoded by the coding sequence ATGAATTTATTATTGAGATTAGCATTTTTTATCATTTCGTTTTTTATCTGTAGTGTGTCTTTTTCTTCTGATACAGAGTTAGAGAACCGTACATCTGTTATATCTATTTCTGGAGACGCTAATAGGTTGGCTGTACCAGTAGTTGATGTTTCTAGGTTACCAGTTCCTAAGATAGCCGCCAAGTCATGGATCGTAGTTGATGTGAATAGTGAGCAGGTTTTATCATCATACAATCCTGATGTAAAATTGGAGCCAGCCTCACTTACAAAAATTATGACGTCATATTTAGCATTTAATGCTTTGCATGATAAACGTTTAGATTTAGATCAAAGTGTAGTGCCATCAGATAAGGCATGGAAAACCGGCGGATCTAGAATGTTTATAGAGCCTAAAACTAGAGTGTCTATTCATGAGTTATTGCAGGGAGTGATAGTTCAGTCAGGTAATGATGCTTCTATAGCTTTAGCAGAGTCAGTTAGTGGTGATGAAGATTCTTTTGTAGCTCTCATGAATCAAGAAGCTAAATATCTTGGTATGAGCAATAGTAATTTTATGAATTCTACAGGTTTACCTGAAACTAATCACATAACAACAGCAAGGGATTTATCTTTATTGGCTATAAGAATGATTAAAGATCATTCAAATTTCCTACACTATTATAAACAGAAAGAATTTAAATATAATAATATTTTGCAGACTAATCGTAATAGATTATTGTGGTCTGATAGTTCTGTTGATGGTTTAAAAACAGGGTATACAGATTCTGCCGGATATTGTCTTGTTGCAACAGCTATACGTGGAGATAGGCGTATGTTAGTTGTTCTATTGGGCGCTAATAGTGAATCCACTAGAACAGAAGAGAGCTTGAAGTTATTGAATTGGGGTTTTCAAAATTTTGATACTGTTTCTATAAATGAACAAACTAATGAAAGTCAAATTAAAGCAAAAGTTTGGGGTGGAACTGTAGATAAAGTTAATCTAGGTCCTGTTGATAGAGTTTGGTTGACAGTGCCTAGAAGTCGTTTATCTGATATAAAGTTTATTGTTGAACGTATAGACCCTCTTATTGCTCCTTTGCAAAAAGGTCAGTTGGTTGGTAATCTACAGTTTACTATCGATAATAATATTTTAAAAGTTGTCCCTATAGTTTCATTGCAAAACGTAAATAAAGCTGGTTTGTTACGAATATCTATAGATTATATGAAAAGATGGATAGCTTCCAAATCATTCTTTAGATAA
- a CDS encoding alpha/beta hydrolase, giving the protein MLINTTIKKLIGSAGLVDCAIELPEHKILGWALILHPHPLYGGNRNNKVITTISRECLRQGIVAVRPNFRGVGDSDGSFDNGVGETSDMSALMQQIIAIYPDFSELPCFLFGFSFGSAVAAQLYSKLYNDNKYFNIKFLMLIGSAVQRFQFSEIHLPEKTIIIHGETDEVVPFNEMLDWARPRSIPIIMIPSCSHFFHGKLLLLREMVSIYLKSSIISY; this is encoded by the coding sequence ATGCTGATTAATACAACAATAAAGAAATTAATTGGTTCTGCTGGATTAGTTGATTGCGCAATTGAATTACCTGAACATAAAATTCTTGGTTGGGCCTTGATATTACATCCTCACCCATTATATGGTGGCAATCGTAATAATAAAGTAATAACAACGATTTCTAGAGAGTGTTTAAGACAAGGTATTGTAGCAGTCAGGCCTAATTTTAGGGGTGTTGGTGATTCAGATGGTTCTTTTGATAATGGTGTAGGTGAGACTAGTGATATGAGTGCTCTGATGCAGCAAATTATTGCTATCTATCCAGATTTTTCTGAATTGCCCTGCTTCCTTTTTGGGTTTTCATTTGGATCTGCTGTTGCTGCACAATTGTATTCAAAGTTATATAATGATAATAAATATTTTAATATAAAGTTTTTGATGCTTATTGGCTCTGCTGTACAACGTTTCCAATTTAGTGAAATTCATCTTCCAGAGAAGACCATAATAATTCATGGTGAAACAGATGAAGTTGTGCCTTTTAATGAAATGTTGGATTGGGCTCGGCCAAGATCTATACCAATTATTATGATTCCATCATGTTCTCATTTTTTTCATGGAAAATTATTATTATTGCGTGAAATGGTATCTATTTATCTGAAGTCTAGTATTATTTCATATTAA